The following DNA comes from Rhipicephalus microplus isolate Deutch F79 chromosome 6, USDA_Rmic, whole genome shotgun sequence.
AAAGATCGTGCCATACATTCCCCAAAGTGATCGGCTACAGACAGCACGCTTAGCTTACGTCAAGACACACTGATTATGCAAGATGGTTAAATTTATGCTATATGCGCAATGTATCGTATACTCTTTCTCGGCCACCACTCCAAAGAACCGGTTAAACAAGTTACGTCCACACATGCATAGGCAATGGTCTTCGAAGGGATACAACTTCAAGTGAGCTTCAACCTATACGACTCGAAGCGCTGAATAACACGGTCTCACAATTGTTTGCTTACTTTGCCGTAAGAGTTCTATACGCATGTCGAAATTGATGCAAGTAAGGCGATGAAGAATACTCGCATATATTTGCTATGTATGCACTTCTTAGTCTTCATAAAACATTAGTAATGCTCAACGATAGCCTATAATGTTCAAAATAGTGTTCTGTATGTATATGCAATCGGTATAGTCAAGAACGAAAAAGAGCGGTTTCAAAGAGTCCTTTCTTTTGTTAGGCACAACCtgatcaatatatatatacatggtcTGCTGCGTATGTATACACTTACCCTCAAAGTCTTATTTGCAGACCACACAATCGAGCACTGTTGACGTTGCAGTGAGTTTGTGGCCTCATATAAGCCACATTATATATGCGCGGTTCGCATGTGCTATGTACGGGCTATATACTAATTAACGTGCTCAGTAGCGAGGCTGTGTGCATGAATAGCAAATTCCTTTCATCCCACGATCAGCCAACATATGCAGTAGATTGTGTGTAGCACACGAACTCATCAAGAAAACTTTCACAGAGCTGCTATACTTCACCAACTACCTCAAGAAAGATCCTACACGAACTTCATGGACTATACTAGTAAGCGTATTCGCTAGCGCGTTCActatgcatgcatcagcgtggATACCTAAATGATGCGTGAGGACAAACTAAGGTAAACTATATAGTGACACTAGTCACATAAGTTAAGGAGAAAGCAGGAACTTGGGCCGTGGAAAATTTCAAGTCACGACTTTTGTGCAAGCCACCGTCGCGCAGAACTCGCGTCACAAGTCAGCGTTGCTCCCGAAGTGGACAAATGGTTGAAACGGGTACCGTCTTCTTAAACAGATGCTTGACGTATAATTGCAAAATGGATTTTTAGCATTAATTATGAGACGCGAATCTGATTTGAGGACAACTATAGGGTCCTCGGTGGCGTGCTCGTACTGTCAGAAGGAACGCTGACCTAAAGTTGCCGTTAAGAACACTAAAGAAAACAATGAACTCAAGAGGTTCCATGCAGAGTTCACAAACTGTTGCCTACCTGCTCTTTTCCCGGGTAGTTGAGCAATGTCGACAGACGAGTTGCCGTTGGACGAGCGTTCTCATCACTCACTTCGGAGGTGAGGCTCCACATACGGAAACATGCTATGGCGAACGCGGAACACAACACGCGTGACCCACACTGGCCGCCGGCACTGAGCCGTCTGCGTTCTCGGTGCGCGCGCCTCATCGAAAACGCAGAGCGGAGCATCTCCGGGCTCTACTGCGCACGCGCGGAGAGCGCCGCGCCGCGCAGGCGCAGTACGCGTCTCGCATTCCGGTACGCATGGCCGGTACGGAACGGCGCAGCCGTTTTCGAGGCAGCGGCCTGCGTTGCCTCGAGGAGGGCGTACGCCGGTTCGGCGGCGCTGGAAAGAGAGACGCGTGGAAAGAAGGCACACCGGAGGGGGGTCATCTCGCTACGCAGTGTGATATGCCATTGGCGGTAGGAGGAGGAGGGGGACCGGTATCCACGGCGACGCTGGTTGTACGCGCCCGAGAAGAGGGGCGGCGCCACCGATGCCTCGATGAGCCGGCTCGCCTACCCCCAAGCCCGGCCCTATCATCACCGGCACAGTGGAGCGCGAGCCAGCGAGCGGGCCGCCTGCGCGTCGAGCCGGCCATGAGCTGATTGGCCCCgcccgtaaagaaaaaaaaaaaaaaatatggttcCCCCCCTGCGCCGTCGATTCCGCAACTGAGCCGCCTCGGACTCCTCCAGTCGGTTCGACAACGCACACTgtgtgcacgcgcgcgcgcgcgctgcgCATTccgcgagtgagtgagtgagccgGCTCGCCGTTTGGTTTCTTCGTCCCGTCTGCTCGTTTTGTGGCAGCAGACGAAGCCTTCCGCAGTGAGACGACTCTGTGCACCCGCTTCTGCCGGCTGTCTATATCGTTTGGAATGCACCGCTATTCCGCAATCCGGGAGCAGACGAGACGTACCGCGATTCCGTGCTGCTCCCGATCCTCACCAGAAGCAGGCGACGTCGTCGACTTGTGTGCGCCGCTCCCGGGTAGCAGTCAAGAGCAGACGACGCGCTGACTTTGCCGCTTTCGCGTGTATAGCCAAACGGCCAGGTCATTTCCTCTCGCTGGTGCTGACAACGACACACCGTTATTCTGTGCTACTACCGATCCTCGCAGGAAGCAGACGACGTCGTTTGACTCGTGTACTCTGCTCCCGAGTTGTCATCGAGGGCACACGACGCTGACTCTGCCACTCCCGAGAGTAGCCAACGGTCTGGCTGCTCCCCATCGCTGGAGCAGACGACGTGTTTGTTTACTGCGCTTGTGAACTTGTATATCTCTTGTGTTTCGCGTTCCCGGCGATGGCGCTTGGGCCCGCGCCCGCTCCAGCGGCCGTGTTTCCCGCGTCGGCCGCTGCGCCGATGCTGATGCTGCCGACGCTCAACTTCTCCGTCGGCCAAGTGGCGGCCGTCTGCGAGACGCTCGAGGAGAGCGGCGACGTGGAGCGTCTGGGCCGCTTCCTGTGGTCGCTGCCCGTGGCGCACCCGAACTGCGCCGAGCTGAACAAGAGCGAGGCGGTGCTGCGCGCCCGGGCGCTGGTAGCCTTCCACGCGGGCAACTTCCGCGAGCTCTACCGGATCCTGGAGGGCCACCGGTTCGCCAGAGGCTCGCACGCCAAGCTGCAGGCTATGTGGCTCGAGGCGCACTACCAAGAAGCCGAGAAGCTGCGCGGCAGGCCTCTGGGACCCGTGGACAAGTACCGGGTGCGCAAGAAGTTCCCGCTGCCGCGCACCATCTGGGACGGCGAGCAGAAGACGCACTGCTTCAAGGAGCGCACCCGGTCGCTGCTCCGGGAGTGGTACCTCCAGGACCCGTACCCGAACCCGACCAAGAAGCGGGAGCTGGCGCAAGCTACGGGGCTGACGCCTACCCAGGTGGGCAACTGGTTCAAGAACCGGCGCCAGAGGGACAGGGCGGCGGCCGCAAAGAACCGGTGAGTCGACGTGTGTGTTTTGATTTCTGCGGATTAGTTGTGTTCACGCCGAGCTGATTCTTGAGCCTGTTGGCCGACTCTCGCCACCGTTGATCGCGTCGATGATGTAGATAGTTGCACCACCATCGATTCACAGAACAACGCTCTATTGCACGCAAGAATGTCCGCCGAATGTGTTTAAACGCTCCAATAGTTATTCTTTTAGCTAATTTCAAGTCGCATGAACAGCTTCATATAGAAACGCCTAAAAATCCAGAAAGTCAAGGCACACGTCTCTTCTTTGAGATAAAGTACTTTTTAAGCCGCCGTGCGTAGTTGAAGTGTCGTACGCGTAATGCcgaaaaaaataacttgcttGTCACATTCTTGCGAACAGTAGTTTTCCTTAACGCTACGTTTAAATGAAACAACTAAATTAACTCCGGCATTCGTGTTTTCTTCTGAGGTTTGGCGTTGTCGGGACGAACAAAAATGAAGCACTTCGTATCACGGGAGTTACACGATCTGTCAAGCGGAGTAAAACCAGACGAGAATGTTAAGCAGACATCGAAAGCTTGCATTGGACGTCGCATTTAAGTGCGTCCACGTGATGGTACGTCACAGAATTAAGTATAGCGATACTAAATCTCGTGTTACATTTATTCGTGTTTACTCATTCACTCAGGGAGTTAATGACTCTTTCACAAAGGTAATGGAAATGAATTATGGTCAGCAGAGGATTTAAACATGCTGCAATTTTATGATAAGCATATCTATAAACAGCATGCAGGATGTATACTTTATTCAACATTTTTTTCCCAATCATTAAATATAATTCTGACTTGCTTGTGCTTGTACTTATGAGAAAAAACCTAAATGACTCCCGTGGAATTGTCAAGAAGAATGTTCCAATATACGGCAACTTCTGTGGTCATAGTTTTGCTGCTCTCTTAAAAATATGTATATTTCCACTGAAACTGCACATATAATATTTTTAACTTGAAACGAGGAGAAGAAAATACTATAGCCAGCTGTTACGTTCGAACTGTGAAACTATAATATGCTTAAATGAAGGTTCTCTTCATACCCGTACGTAAAGTTGTGTTCGTTGAATTTAAATTTCTGTTCGCTTGCTTGTTGTTATGTAACACTGAATACCTAATAATAAACACGCTTAGCCTGTTAACGCCTACCGGGTAACAGTGACTATTCAAACGCAGCCATTCCATATAGAGTAACTTGTTGACGGCAGTATTGAGAATCAAACATGCATCATAGATTTTTCCATGCAAGAGCGGGATTAAGAGTCTTCAGTAAGGCTCTTTGAGGTTATGCACCGTATCAGCTTTTGGTAGCAGGCAATTCAAAACGTTTGTATACACACCCAAATGTGTAGCTTTCGCCGCAATACGTCATGGAGCTTTAAGACTATAGATTGAACCAAACGTTTTATATAGGTCAACGCGCTATATTTAGTAAGCCATGACAATGTTGTTCCTTTGGATGAACTCAGTACTTTATTATAGGTTATGCATGGGCTACATGAATGTAAAACAAACTCAGACATTTAGGATTCGAGATGTAACGACTCACTCTTGCCATATCTGTTTAAGGGTTACGAAGATACACATCTATCCATGCTTGATATGCATTAAAGTCCGTTTCTTGGTCAGGTGCCATTGTGCTCGTGTGGGTCACCTCAGCAGCGCAAACATACGTATACAGTTTTGTGGAATGTATTATTCATAATGTCGTTCAGTTTCTCTCTCATTTATATATGAGCGCTCTAAATAGAAATACGGGTTAATGCGTTACGCTATCATAGTGTGGTATACTTTCATATATGAAAGAGGATCGCGTGATGAACTTTATTGACGAATAGAGAAACTATATGGGAGACTATAAGAGTATATTTCTCTTCCGAAATCAAACCGATGTACAATACGGAAATCGTTGCGGATGCGTACCATTAAATTGTATCCTTAGACAATATACCAGAAGCGCTATACTCTTGCCACTACGTGGGGATGTTCTtcggtatagaaaaaaaaaaaactcgcaaaaGTAGAAGTGGTTGGCCGCGCCTCCCATGACTTTCCGCACCAACCCGCCGTGGCCTATTTTTCGATGGCTTCTATACCTGCGCATGACGGGTCATAGGTAAAAAATTAATTGTATGGGGTTTTAAGGTATATAGCCGGTGATTTACATGGCAAGTTTCGGGATATCCTATTGTAGCCGATGCAGCCacagtataagaaaaaaaaaggctttcagaTCCATGGGCTGAAGCTTTGGATGCGAAatgaaaaataataatattaataataataacaaaatcATCTCCTTCGTTTTGTTTAATAATAATGCACCTACGATGGAGGATTTTAGCAACAAAGAATCCTTCAACGTTTCATCGGTCCATGCCCTTGTATCGTTTTACGTTTGGATTCCCTTAAATACATATTCATAACGCAGGAATAAGCGTGTCTACCTATACGCCAGCCCGTTTCTGTATACATGCATGGTTTGAAGAATGTACACTCGATAGTGTGGGAAGAACACGCTGAAGATGAGCATCGTTTATTTAGTACGTACACTTTCCCACTATATTGAGAGAAGTCGGATGGTTAATTAACAACCACGGTTTGCCAAGCGAGACGAAGGATGCGACCGGTAATTTGTTTAACTGACTATAATAACCACTAACATCGAGAATAACAGGACTCTGTTAGGCTCGCGTTTATAGAGCATGCATTTTGGGATGAGGCTTGTCCGCAAATAACTCCAAGCAAAGTGTATTATATCACAAAGTTGAGCCAATAGCGCAATGAATTTCATTCCAGTGGAGCATCAAAAAATGATTTCTTATACAGTTTGCAAGTATAGCGGTATACGCAAGGCTCGAAAAATTGATGCCGTGTTCACAAAACTTATTTCTCAAGTGCAGTTCCCTCATTGGTCGGCGGGCTTCGCTAATAACGAGTCCCGCATCGGGATTGGCTGAGACGTTTTCAAAAACTTTCTCAGcgcaagacttttttttttttttttgagtgcggGTCTCGGTGCTTAACGAATGTTTATACAAATATCATTCGCATTCCTTTCAAATGTAATAGTGTTgtacatatgaaaaaaaaaagagagagagatccTAATATTTCACGGCCGAATCTTCATTTGTGCTTTAATGCTAAAGTTCTTGTATACGAGGACGCGAGTATCGTTTTACATTATTTCAAAGATGGATGCTCAATActggaaagagaaagaaatatttcagAAGCTATTAAATTTCATTCCCCTTTCCAAGGCACTCTTCATAATTGGTATGACGTATACGTACACGCTATACACAGAAGCGCTGCTGACTTTCTTGCGGGCCACAAGCCTGAAAGATACTTTTTAAGTAGAGTATAGCCTTTGTGCGAGACTGTGAGCCTTATGCGTTAATCACTGTATATGTCGTAGTACTCGCTGAGCACCTGGCGTATATAGCATGTCAGCCGAAAAGCTGCAGACAGTCGTCTCCAGCATATGCATATATATGTTCGACCGGGAAGATCATTACTCACCCACGCCAGTGAAAGCATTAGCGAAGAAGTGTTCAAGTAGACCGGGAAACTAAACTCAATATGCGTTCTTAAGATGACGCGTAATATGTCGACCGGAGTAATAATcgataaagacgatagtctctttaacgcaaaaattttggcctgtatATGTCTGTCTGTTGGTGTATGTCCAACGATTCAGTTGATCACCTCGTGAAAGTTGCCCGTGCTCAAAGCCCACCCATCTTGATCCGGTGGCATTCGTTGATACTTGCGAGCattgtcaatttaaaagcaaatattacgcatatttgaggcgcaGCATCATTACGTAAAGgttaaaaaggggggggggggggggtgtttttaTTTGGAAAATGCATATATACGTAGTTCTAAAGACCGAAGTGTTTATTACGTCACACTGGCAATACGACGcaatatgaacaaaaaaaaaagctggtatTACCTATATATAGACGGGTTCAAGGTGACATGTATTGTACCCCCAAAAAAATGTCCGGTCACCTAACTTACCAGCTCATATAtataacgtcgaaactgaaatcACGTTTTCGATTTCTTTTCAAGTGTAAGGAAACTATCTCTTTTGTTTTTCACATAAACGAAACGTGCGTAATGTACGAAAGAATGTTttatcattttttgtgtagctcaaaagaacattcatTTGAATATATTTGGCCAAATAAGGGAAGAAAACAGTAGAAAATCGGCGGGCTATTTTCCATAGCTCTTGTGATCCACCAATGCTATGAagccacatcggtggacaaaatcgGAAGTCATCAAGGGGCTGGAAACCTTGAAAATGTCTGTATACGCTTCGCTAAAAAATTCAGGGGCTTCAACTGTAAAGTGACCCGCGGTGCTGCCTCGCAGTGGCTTGGCGTTTTAAATAAACTCTCTTCTTCcaacaactgccagatggcgccacATCTCGTGCAGCGCCTCCGCACAGACGGCTATGGCATTTGGATGTCATTTGCAGCGAAACAGGGAGATAccagccaatgttttttttttttttttagagtgttgcTCGGTACGATTCGGGAAGATCACGCCCGCCGACAATAGACGCGCAGAGCAATGATTTTCGGTGAACCGATTGACTCGAGTATAGTCCAGCATTCTTGcgccgacaaagaaaaaaaaaacaaaaagctcgCCGTGGCGTAATAGTAGACTTGCAGGTGCGTGATTTCGCCGAGGTGTCAGAACTACGAACAATTTTGCCTCATTCGCGAGACCGGTTGCATATAACATGTTTCTGTAATGTAATTTTTGTATATTTCGAAACGACAGGGGAAACGCCAGTCTGCTATAGTATACGTGGTTTCATTTTGTGACTATATACAATCGACGAGATAACGCGATTGTGTCGAAGGAACGTCGTGGATTTCGACTGTATATGCCATTGTTCACTCAGCTTTGTCATTAACGATAATATTCAAATTCACTACGGAAATAATAACTGCACCAAACCAACCGTGTATATATATAGTCGCAGCTTCGCTGCGACTTTCGTATTCACAAATAGTGAGAGGGCGCTGAATTTCTACTTCCCGCGGCCAATGTCTGGTAAGATCAATGAATTTTAGTGATATATCGAACACAATCGCGTTTTTCACTGAAACGAGATAGGTATGTAGAAGCGATGCATCACCGGCATTTCTAAAGCTTACGTGTAAGCTTTAGAAATACACTATAGGGTACAGGATACAAACTCTGCAGAGTTTGTGTCACTGTACTGCAGACTTGAACGCGTcgtcccgatgatgatgatcaaaactttattactcccaaaagagaACACCGGTTgagaggtcggttacgctgcttagaggaggtcagcagggatcccttgggacaccgcggcctccaatggccgtgagattacccggcgttgctgtgccgagtcaGTGATACGCTGCAGAAGGGACTCCCTGGTATCTTCTGTGTGAGAAGTGTCAGCGTATACTGTGGGCACGTCCATGCCATGTGTGTGATGCATACCAACACCTCGTGACACCACACTGTAAATACTGCTCAAAATCGGCGTCCCGACGTCCACGAACAATGGAGTATATGCGAGCAACCGCGTATACGTATACTATAGATGTATTGCGGGGCAGTATCACTCTTCTCAGAAGGAACATCTGGAGCGCTTCTGACCAATATGTACGCACTCTTATAGTGAGGCTCCACTTAACGTGGTGGATATATGTCCAGCAAACTACACCAAAAAACGTCTATATTGTCCTA
Coding sequences within:
- the LOC119167904 gene encoding homeobox protein SIX6, with amino-acid sequence MALGPAPAPAAVFPASAAAPMLMLPTLNFSVGQVAAVCETLEESGDVERLGRFLWSLPVAHPNCAELNKSEAVLRARALVAFHAGNFRELYRILEGHRFARGSHAKLQAMWLEAHYQEAEKLRGRPLGPVDKYRVRKKFPLPRTIWDGEQKTHCFKERTRSLLREWYLQDPYPNPTKKRELAQATGLTPTQVGNWFKNRRQRDRAAAAKNRLLQQQMQQQQQLAQQGYGSSSSTSSTGSNRNHHGSKNGTAGSGGSHHHQSSSAAASGGGNGGGTGHHHHRTSSTSSATADNNRRSISGGPKSPAGVGDDNSCGSYGDSSAAPSSPTPLSTTSESSRSPSPRQGPQ